A single Arachidicoccus sp. BS20 DNA region contains:
- the fusA gene encoding elongation factor G — protein MADLKLQRNFGIAAHIDAGKTTTTERILRYTGMIHRIGEVHDGAATTDWMEQEKERGITITSAAVSCQWNFPTDDKGKPVADTKKYSFNIIDTPGHVDFTVEVERSMRVLDGLIALFSAVDGVEPQSETVWRQANRYRVPRIGFVNKMDRQGADFLNVVHQVKEMLGAKAVPLQLPIGAEDNFKGVVDLIKNIGIIWDDATEGMSYVHVPIPDDMKEEVEEWRAQLIEAVAEYDDTLMEKFFEDPNSISEDEIHEAIRKATIDLSIVPMMCGSSFKNKGVQTALDAVCRYLPSPVDIDAIEGTDPDNPEKVLVRKPDAKEPFAALAFKIMTDPFVGRLAFFRVYSGHLDAGSYVLNVRSGKNERISRIMKMFANKQNPVDFIEAGDIGAAVGFKEIKTGDTLCDEKHPIVLENMFIPEPVIAIAVEPKTQADVDKMGMAIAKLVEEDPTLRVNTDEDTGQTILRGMGELHLEIIIDRMKREFKVEVNQGAPQVAYKETFQATIQHREVLKKQSGGRGKFADVQFEIGPAEEEWLKENEGKRFQFVNNIVGGAIPREFIPAIQKGFETAMNTGVLAGYPVENMKIRIFDGSFHAVDSDAMSFELCAKAGFREAGKKAKPVLLEPIMKVEVTTPDQYMGDVTGDLNRRRGMMEGMDSRGNAQVIKAKVPLSEMFGYVTQLRSLSSGRAASTMEFDHYAPAPNNIAEEVIAKNKGRVKVEED, from the coding sequence ATGGCGGACTTAAAATTACAACGCAACTTTGGTATTGCTGCGCACATCGATGCCGGTAAAACTACTACCACGGAGCGCATTCTTCGTTACACAGGCATGATTCACAGAATCGGCGAAGTTCACGACGGCGCTGCTACTACCGACTGGATGGAACAGGAAAAAGAAAGAGGTATTACCATTACTTCCGCAGCCGTTAGCTGTCAATGGAATTTTCCTACCGATGATAAAGGAAAACCGGTCGCAGATACAAAAAAATATTCTTTCAACATTATTGATACTCCGGGTCACGTGGATTTTACCGTTGAGGTAGAGCGTTCCATGCGTGTATTGGATGGCTTGATTGCATTGTTCTCGGCTGTTGACGGCGTTGAACCTCAGTCAGAAACAGTTTGGCGTCAGGCAAACCGTTACCGCGTTCCACGTATTGGTTTTGTAAACAAAATGGACCGTCAAGGCGCTGATTTTTTAAACGTTGTTCATCAGGTAAAAGAAATGTTAGGCGCTAAAGCCGTGCCTTTGCAATTGCCGATTGGCGCAGAAGACAACTTCAAGGGCGTTGTGGATTTGATTAAAAATATCGGTATCATATGGGACGATGCGACTGAAGGTATGAGTTACGTTCATGTACCTATTCCTGATGATATGAAAGAAGAAGTTGAAGAATGGCGTGCACAATTAATTGAAGCTGTTGCAGAATATGATGATACTTTGATGGAGAAATTCTTTGAAGACCCGAACTCTATTAGCGAAGATGAAATTCACGAAGCAATCCGCAAAGCAACAATCGATTTAAGCATTGTTCCGATGATGTGTGGTTCTTCATTCAAAAATAAAGGAGTGCAAACAGCTTTGGATGCTGTGTGCCGTTACCTGCCTTCTCCGGTAGATATTGATGCTATCGAAGGTACAGACCCGGATAATCCGGAAAAAGTGCTTGTGCGTAAACCCGATGCTAAAGAACCATTTGCAGCGTTGGCTTTCAAAATTATGACAGACCCTTTTGTTGGTCGTTTAGCATTTTTCCGCGTATATTCAGGTCATCTGGATGCAGGTTCTTACGTGTTGAACGTACGCAGCGGAAAGAACGAGCGTATCAGCCGTATCATGAAAATGTTTGCCAATAAACAAAATCCGGTAGATTTTATCGAAGCAGGCGATATTGGCGCGGCAGTCGGTTTTAAAGAAATCAAGACCGGCGATACTTTGTGCGACGAAAAGCATCCGATTGTTTTGGAAAATATGTTTATTCCGGAACCGGTTATCGCTATCGCGGTTGAACCTAAAACGCAGGCTGACGTTGATAAAATGGGTATGGCTATCGCCAAATTGGTGGAAGAAGACCCTACACTTCGTGTAAATACAGATGAAGATACAGGACAAACAATTTTGCGCGGAATGGGCGAATTGCACTTGGAAATCATCATTGACCGTATGAAACGCGAGTTCAAAGTTGAAGTAAACCAAGGCGCTCCTCAGGTTGCATATAAAGAAACGTTCCAGGCAACAATCCAACACCGTGAAGTATTGAAAAAACAATCCGGTGGTCGTGGTAAATTCGCCGATGTTCAGTTTGAAATAGGACCTGCCGAAGAAGAGTGGTTGAAAGAAAATGAAGGAAAACGCTTCCAGTTTGTAAACAATATTGTGGGCGGTGCTATTCCTCGCGAATTTATTCCCGCTATTCAGAAAGGCTTTGAAACAGCGATGAATACAGGTGTTTTAGCCGGTTATCCTGTTGAGAACATGAAGATTCGCATTTTCGATGGTAGTTTCCACGCGGTGGACTCAGATGCAATGTCTTTTGAACTTTGTGCTAAAGCCGGTTTCCGTGAAGCAGGTAAAAAAGCAAAACCTGTATTGCTTGAGCCAATCATGAAAGTGGAAGTAACTACCCCTGACCAATACATGGGCGATGTTACCGGCGACTTGAACCGTCGTCGAGGTATGATGGAAGGTATGGATTCTCGTGGAAATGCACAGGTTATTAAGGCGAAAGTTCCGTTGAGCGAAATGTTCGGTTATGTAACGCAATTGCGTTCACTATCTTCGGGACGTGCGGCTTCTACCATGGAATTTGACCACTATGCTCCTGCTCCAAACAATATTGCCGAAGAGGTAATTGCTAAGAATAAGGGTAGAGTAAAAGTGGAAGAAGATTAA
- the accC gene encoding acetyl-CoA carboxylase biotin carboxylase subunit translates to MFKKILIANRGEIALRIIRTCREMGIETVAIYSTADKESLHVRFADEAVCIGKPQSVDSYLNIPHIMAAAEITNCDAIHPGYGFLAENAKFAQICEDHGIKFIGPTAEMISLMGDKVTAKDTMIKAGVPVVPGVEGLLQSLEHAKESAKEIGYPIILKATAGGGGKGMRVVWKEEDLEKNYNTAKAEAAAAFKNDGIYMEKFVEEPRHIEIQVAGDQYGTVCHMSERDCSIQRRHQKLVEESPSPFMTPELRKKMGEAAIKAAACIRYEGVGTIEFLVDKHRNFYFMEMNTRIQVEHCVTEEVINFDLIKEQIKIAAGEKISGENYTPVMHAIECRINAEDPYNDFRPSPGKIRTLNTPGGHGVRVDSHVYAGYTIPPYYDSMIGKLIAIARTREEAIDTMYRALSEYVIEGDGVKTTIPFHLQLMQNEDFRKGNFTTKFMESFEMK, encoded by the coding sequence ATGTTTAAAAAAATATTAATTGCCAATCGCGGCGAAATTGCATTGCGCATCATTCGTACTTGTCGTGAAATGGGCATTGAAACGGTAGCCATTTATTCCACCGCCGATAAAGAAAGTTTGCACGTGCGCTTTGCCGACGAAGCCGTTTGTATCGGCAAGCCGCAAAGCGTGGATTCTTATCTTAACATTCCGCACATTATGGCTGCTGCAGAAATTACCAATTGCGATGCCATTCATCCCGGTTATGGCTTCTTGGCAGAAAATGCAAAGTTTGCGCAGATTTGCGAAGACCACGGCATCAAATTTATAGGACCGACTGCGGAAATGATTAGCCTCATGGGCGACAAAGTAACCGCCAAAGACACGATGATAAAAGCCGGCGTGCCGGTAGTTCCCGGTGTTGAAGGATTGTTGCAAAGTCTGGAACACGCAAAAGAATCGGCAAAAGAAATCGGTTATCCAATTATTTTGAAAGCCACAGCCGGTGGCGGCGGAAAAGGTATGCGCGTGGTGTGGAAAGAAGAAGATTTGGAAAAAAATTACAATACCGCAAAAGCCGAAGCAGCCGCAGCGTTCAAGAACGACGGCATCTACATGGAAAAATTTGTGGAAGAACCGCGCCACATAGAAATTCAAGTTGCCGGCGACCAATACGGAACGGTTTGCCACATGAGCGAGCGCGACTGTTCCATTCAACGCCGTCATCAGAAGTTGGTGGAAGAATCACCATCGCCGTTTATGACACCCGAACTCCGCAAGAAAATGGGCGAAGCTGCTATAAAAGCTGCGGCGTGCATTCGCTACGAAGGCGTGGGTACAATTGAGTTTCTGGTAGATAAGCACCGCAATTTCTACTTTATGGAAATGAATACACGTATTCAGGTGGAACATTGCGTTACGGAAGAAGTGATTAATTTCGATTTAATTAAAGAACAGATAAAAATTGCCGCAGGCGAAAAAATTTCAGGCGAAAATTATACACCTGTCATGCACGCTATCGAATGCCGCATTAATGCTGAAGACCCATACAACGATTTCCGTCCTTCGCCGGGAAAAATAAGAACGTTGAATACACCCGGCGGACACGGCGTGCGTGTGGACAGCCATGTTTACGCAGGTTACACCATTCCGCCTTATTACGATTCTATGATTGGAAAGCTGATTGCTATTGCGCGCACGCGCGAAGAAGCAATTGACACCATGTATCGTGCGTTGAGTGAATATGTAATTGAAGGCGACGGCGTTAAAACCACCATTCCTTTCCATTTGCAACTGATGCAAAATGAAGATTTCCGTAAGGGAAACTTTACTACTAAATTTATGGAAAGCTTTGAGATGAAGTAA
- a CDS encoding four helix bundle protein → MRKELIENNPIVKHSIEFALLVIDYCEKLEANKKYVIARQLLKSGTSIGANIMEAQNPESKADFIHKIKIAAKETDETQYWLMLCDYAQSYPECKNLINKVDEISKIIAKIVSTSKKKLPISYLLSFFIF, encoded by the coding sequence ATGCGAAAAGAATTGATTGAAAATAATCCGATAGTTAAGCATTCCATAGAATTTGCTTTGCTCGTGATTGATTATTGTGAAAAATTAGAGGCAAATAAAAAGTATGTGATTGCGAGGCAATTATTAAAATCCGGCACTTCCATAGGCGCTAATATAATGGAAGCGCAGAATCCTGAAAGTAAAGCCGATTTTATACACAAAATAAAAATTGCAGCTAAAGAAACGGACGAAACGCAATATTGGTTAATGCTATGTGATTATGCACAATCATATCCCGAATGTAAAAATCTTATAAACAAGGTGGATGAAATAAGTAAGATTATTGCGAAAATTGTATCCACTTCCAAAAAGAAATTACCGATAAGTTATTTACTAAGTTTTTTTATTTTCTAA
- the accB gene encoding acetyl-CoA carboxylase biotin carboxyl carrier protein, whose product MDYKQIQELIKTINKSNIGELSIEEKDFKITIKQKKEYVQTFVNPQPLPQQLPQAAPTVSLPSTPAATPTTASAPAKSDDNFITIKSPMIGTFYRRASPDKPLLADVGQEVKAGQTVCIIEAMKLFNEIESEVSGTIVKVLVDDASPVEYDQPLFLVEPN is encoded by the coding sequence ATGGATTATAAGCAAATTCAGGAATTGATAAAGACAATTAACAAGAGCAACATCGGCGAATTGTCTATCGAAGAAAAGGATTTCAAAATTACCATTAAACAAAAGAAAGAGTACGTTCAGACTTTTGTGAATCCGCAGCCGCTTCCGCAACAATTGCCGCAGGCAGCGCCAACAGTAAGTTTGCCATCAACGCCGGCTGCAACTCCAACAACCGCTTCTGCTCCGGCAAAATCAGACGATAATTTTATAACGATAAAAAGCCCAATGATTGGTACATTTTATCGTCGTGCTTCGCCCGACAAGCCTTTGCTGGCAGACGTGGGACAAGAAGTAAAAGCGGGACAAACCGTGTGCATCATCGAAGCAATGAAACTCTTCAACGAAATAGAAAGCGAAGTAAGCGGAACAATTGTAAAAGTGTTGGTGGACGACGCTTCGCCGGTAGAATACGACCAGCCTTTGTTTCTGGTAGAGCCGAATTAA
- the efp gene encoding elongation factor P, translating into MATTSDISRGMILKLDGNLYSVVEFGENKTARAAAKVWAKLKGVDNNRTIEKTWNSGETVFPVRVEKHTYQYLYKDETGYNLMNNETFEQIALAEEMIDAPQFLKDGSEIFVYINTETEQPIGAELPEKVVLQITYCEPGLKGDTATRATKPATVETGATVNVPLFVNDGELIRINTKTGDYVERVKE; encoded by the coding sequence ATGGCAACAACATCAGATATCAGTCGCGGAATGATTTTGAAACTGGACGGTAATTTGTATTCCGTAGTAGAATTTGGCGAAAATAAAACAGCCCGCGCTGCGGCAAAAGTGTGGGCAAAGCTCAAAGGCGTGGACAACAACCGCACGATTGAAAAAACATGGAATAGCGGCGAAACTGTTTTTCCTGTGCGTGTGGAAAAGCATACTTATCAATATTTATATAAAGATGAAACAGGTTACAACCTGATGAATAATGAGACTTTCGAACAAATTGCTTTGGCAGAAGAAATGATTGACGCACCGCAATTTCTCAAAGACGGCAGCGAGATATTTGTTTATATCAATACTGAAACCGAACAACCCATTGGTGCAGAACTTCCCGAAAAAGTGGTGTTGCAAATTACTTATTGCGAACCGGGTTTGAAAGGCGATACGGCAACGCGCGCAACAAAACCCGCAACTGTGGAAACTGGCGCAACCGTGAATGTTCCTTTGTTCGTGAACGATGGCGAGTTAATTCGCATCAATACGAAGACAGGCGATTATGTGGAAAGAGTAAAAGAATAA
- a CDS encoding L,D-transpeptidase family protein, which translates to MKKYFSFILLSFFTKAIMAQAPIAEQLGVSPALTSELLVKEDSLRNQFARKGLIWPAREVYIRSFKYDSKMEVWVRNNSNEKFQLFKTYKVCVMAGAIGPKRVEGDYQVPEGFYYISGFNPRSEYHLSLKMNYPNESDKILSDPTHPGDGIYIHGDCVSVGCIPLENEQIDEVYLIASAARLNGETYVPLHVFPIRFDNRKSLAYYTKYSYDNIELQHFTSSLKPVYDYFEANRKLPLIGILKNGDYEVMN; encoded by the coding sequence ATGAAAAAATATTTCTCATTCATACTCCTATCATTCTTCACAAAGGCAATAATGGCGCAAGCGCCCATAGCAGAACAGTTAGGCGTTTCCCCTGCATTAACCAGTGAATTATTGGTTAAAGAAGATTCGCTGCGCAACCAGTTTGCACGAAAAGGTTTGATTTGGCCCGCGCGCGAAGTGTATATCCGTTCGTTTAAATACGACAGTAAAATGGAAGTGTGGGTGCGCAACAACAGTAATGAAAAATTTCAGTTGTTCAAAACTTATAAAGTGTGCGTAATGGCAGGCGCTATAGGACCGAAAAGAGTTGAAGGCGATTACCAGGTGCCGGAAGGTTTTTACTATATATCCGGATTTAATCCGCGCAGCGAATATCATTTGAGCTTAAAGATGAATTATCCGAATGAATCGGATAAAATTCTCAGCGACCCTACGCATCCAGGCGACGGTATTTATATTCACGGCGACTGTGTTTCTGTCGGCTGTATTCCTTTGGAAAATGAGCAGATTGATGAAGTATATTTAATTGCTTCCGCTGCACGGCTGAACGGCGAAACTTATGTGCCGTTGCATGTGTTTCCTATTCGTTTCGACAATAGAAAAAGCCTTGCATACTACACTAAATATTCTTACGACAACATTGAATTGCAGCATTTTACCTCTTCGCTGAAACCTGTATATGATTACTTTGAAGCAAATAGAAAATTACCATTAATAGGCATTTTGAAGAACGGAGATTATGAAGTGATGAATTAA
- the manA gene encoding mannose-6-phosphate isomerase, class I — translation MNQDKIFLLKGKIQNYAWGGYDFIPRLLNVENPDHKPVAEYWMGAHPSASSKILVDGKEVSLNDEINKNPKVFIGEKVEQRFGELPYLFKILDVRELLSIQVHPSKTEAEKGFDAEEAAGILITDKARNYKDRNHKPEVMVALSEFWLLHGFLEKEKLSTVLKSVPEFETLVPVFEKESYKGLYKYVMELPQTQVDSILQPLVERELANNSSDKSQPGFWVRRVYEYAQTKELVNIDRGIFSIYFFNIVKALPGEAIFQGAGIPHAYMEGQNVELMANSDNVLRGGLTPKHIDVPELLKHTKFEGVIPNVMKGELLLNHEKNYPCPVPDFGISKIELSSSESIENTSFSAEIIIVTEGEISFQHEDKTLTLFHGEAAFILPETKYTIHSETEGTAFKAFVPKID, via the coding sequence ATGAATCAAGATAAAATTTTTTTACTGAAGGGAAAAATTCAAAATTATGCTTGGGGCGGCTACGATTTTATTCCGCGATTATTAAATGTCGAAAACCCGGACCATAAGCCCGTTGCGGAATATTGGATGGGCGCGCATCCATCGGCTTCATCTAAAATTTTAGTTGATGGAAAAGAAGTTTCGTTGAATGACGAAATCAATAAAAATCCAAAAGTATTTATCGGCGAAAAAGTGGAGCAACGCTTTGGGGAATTGCCTTATTTGTTTAAAATTTTGGACGTGAGAGAATTATTGTCCATACAGGTTCATCCTTCCAAAACCGAAGCAGAGAAAGGCTTTGACGCGGAAGAAGCCGCAGGAATTTTAATTACAGACAAAGCAAGAAATTATAAAGACCGCAATCACAAGCCCGAAGTGATGGTGGCATTGAGCGAGTTTTGGTTGTTGCACGGTTTTTTGGAAAAAGAAAAATTATCAACTGTTTTAAAATCCGTGCCCGAGTTTGAAACGCTTGTTCCTGTTTTTGAAAAAGAAAGTTATAAAGGCTTGTACAAATATGTAATGGAATTGCCGCAAACGCAGGTAGATTCAATATTACAGCCTTTGGTTGAAAGAGAATTAGCAAACAATTCTTCCGACAAATCACAACCCGGATTTTGGGTTCGCCGTGTGTATGAATACGCCCAGACTAAAGAATTAGTCAATATTGACAGAGGTATTTTTTCAATCTATTTTTTCAACATTGTAAAGGCATTGCCGGGCGAAGCAATCTTTCAGGGCGCCGGCATTCCGCACGCATACATGGAAGGACAAAATGTGGAACTGATGGCGAACAGCGACAACGTGCTTCGTGGCGGATTAACGCCGAAACATATTGATGTTCCCGAATTGCTGAAACACACGAAATTTGAAGGTGTTATTCCGAATGTAATGAAAGGAGAACTATTGCTTAATCATGAGAAAAATTATCCTTGTCCTGTCCCCGATTTCGGTATTTCAAAAATTGAATTATCATCTTCTGAAAGTATTGAAAACACAAGCTTTTCGGCGGAGATTATTATTGTAACGGAAGGCGAAATTTCTTTTCAACACGAGGACAAAACATTAACGTTGTTTCATGGCGAAGCAGCGTTTATTTTGCCTGAAACAAAATATACCATTCATTCCGAAACGGAAGGAACTGCGTTTAAGGCTTTTGTTCCAAAGATTGATTAG
- a CDS encoding YraN family protein: MHNKNVGDKGENLATVYLEKLGYKILYRNWRFKFVEIDIIASKENVLHFIEVKTRTGAAFGRPEEAVTKKKMEQMKLGAEEFQYRNPQWKRVQFDVLAIRIFNDGNMEYWLNKDVYF, from the coding sequence ATGCACAACAAAAATGTAGGCGATAAAGGCGAAAATTTAGCAACTGTTTATCTCGAAAAACTGGGATACAAAATCTTGTATCGCAACTGGCGATTCAAATTTGTGGAGATTGATATTATTGCATCGAAAGAAAATGTTTTACACTTTATAGAAGTGAAAACCCGCACGGGCGCTGCGTTTGGTCGTCCGGAAGAAGCCGTTACAAAAAAGAAAATGGAACAGATGAAGCTTGGCGCAGAAGAATTTCAATACAGAAATCCTCAATGGAAACGAGTGCAGTTTGATGTTTTGGCAATAAGAATTTTTAATGATGGAAATATGGAATATTGGTTGAATAAAGATGTGTATTTTTAA
- a CDS encoding LysR family transcriptional regulator — protein MFDFRLQVFHTVAKRLSFTKAAEELFITQPAVTKHIREIEHQYKVQLFERSGNNISLTNAGELLLQYTEKIFEIYRNIEFDLNELKQQHKGKLRIGASTTVAQYILPPLLANFHNKFKDIKVSLFTENTQQIEKALEQKEIDFGIIEGKSKNKNFKYTQFTKDELVLIASANHPLTKRNFIKTEELLKVPLLLREQGSGTLEVVNDALKKAGIKISQLQVEMRMNSSESIKGYLLNSNCLSFLSIHSVLKELENNELAVIDVKGLNIERYFYIIHPHGEPDGLSDLFIKFALHYNFK, from the coding sequence ATGTTCGATTTTCGTTTACAGGTTTTTCATACTGTTGCAAAACGTCTGAGTTTTACCAAAGCTGCGGAAGAATTATTTATTACGCAACCTGCGGTTACAAAACACATTCGCGAAATTGAGCATCAATACAAAGTCCAGCTGTTTGAACGAAGCGGCAACAATATTTCTTTGACGAACGCAGGCGAATTGTTGCTGCAATACACCGAAAAAATTTTTGAAATTTACCGCAACATTGAGTTCGACCTAAACGAGCTGAAACAACAACACAAAGGCAAGCTGCGTATTGGTGCAAGCACAACCGTTGCACAATATATTTTGCCGCCGCTACTCGCAAATTTTCATAATAAATTCAAAGACATAAAAGTCTCTTTGTTTACCGAAAACACACAACAAATCGAGAAAGCACTGGAACAAAAAGAAATTGATTTCGGCATTATCGAAGGTAAATCAAAAAACAAAAATTTCAAATACACACAGTTTACAAAAGACGAACTCGTATTGATTGCATCGGCAAATCATCCTTTGACAAAAAGAAATTTTATAAAAACTGAGGAATTGCTGAAAGTCCCGCTGTTGCTGCGCGAGCAGGGTTCAGGGACTTTGGAAGTTGTCAACGATGCGCTTAAAAAAGCAGGCATCAAAATCTCGCAATTGCAGGTGGAAATGCGCATGAACAGCTCGGAAAGCATCAAAGGTTACTTGCTTAATTCTAATTGTTTGTCGTTTCTTTCCATCCATTCAGTTTTAAAAGAATTGGAAAATAATGAACTTGCCGTAATTGATGTAAAAGGCTTGAACATTGAACGATATTTTTATATCATTCATCCGCATGGCGAACCGGACGGCTTATCGGATTTGTTTATAAAATTCGCACTTCACTATAACTTTAAGTAA
- a CDS encoding YeiH family protein, with protein MKKIIAQENRFNTLLNKSITTREIIFIIAVVLCLSPFVSPPVALLLGFGIAQFIGHPYMHLNHKATHILLQISVVGLGFGMNVNSALKAGKEGIMFTIVSIFGTLILGFIAGKVLKIDKKTSYLISAGTAICGGSAIAAVSPVIKAKENQTSVALGVVFILNSVALFLFPFIGHKLNLSQTQFGLWCAIAIHDTSSVVGAASKYGNQALEIATTVKLARALWIIPVAFASTFLFKSKDVKVKIPYFIGLFVVAMLANTFVPLVQKISPYIVTISKSGLTLTLFLIGCGLSSKVLKSVGVKPLIQGIFLWIIISVAALSAVMYL; from the coding sequence ATGAAAAAAATAATCGCACAAGAAAATCGTTTTAATACGTTATTAAACAAAAGCATTACCACACGGGAAATTATTTTCATTATCGCTGTGGTATTGTGTCTTTCTCCTTTTGTATCGCCGCCTGTTGCATTGCTGCTCGGCTTTGGAATTGCGCAATTTATCGGGCATCCGTATATGCATCTCAATCATAAAGCTACACACATTTTATTACAGATTTCTGTTGTGGGGTTGGGTTTCGGCATGAACGTGAACAGCGCATTGAAAGCCGGAAAAGAAGGAATTATGTTTACGATTGTTTCCATTTTCGGCACATTGATTTTAGGATTTATTGCAGGTAAAGTTTTGAAGATTGATAAGAAAACTTCTTACCTCATTTCCGCCGGAACAGCCATTTGCGGCGGCAGCGCCATTGCAGCAGTTTCGCCGGTTATCAAAGCAAAAGAAAATCAAACTTCTGTTGCGCTGGGCGTTGTGTTCATCCTCAATTCCGTTGCGTTGTTCTTATTTCCATTCATAGGTCATAAATTAAATTTATCGCAGACTCAGTTCGGATTGTGGTGCGCTATTGCCATACACGACACAAGTTCCGTTGTAGGCGCTGCAAGTAAATACGGCAATCAGGCTTTGGAAATCGCCACCACCGTTAAGCTGGCACGTGCATTGTGGATTATTCCTGTTGCATTTGCTTCTACATTCTTATTCAAGTCAAAAGACGTAAAAGTAAAAATTCCTTACTTCATCGGATTGTTTGTGGTGGCAATGCTGGCAAACACTTTTGTTCCATTAGTACAGAAAATAAGTCCGTATATAGTTACAATTTCTAAGTCGGGACTGACATTGACTTTGTTTCTGATTGGTTGCGGATTGTCTTCCAAAGTATTAAAATCTGTTGGTGTAAAACCCTTGATACAAGGTATTTTTCTTTGGATAATTATTTCTGTTGCAGCGTTGAGTGCGGTAATGTATTTATAA
- a CDS encoding YkgJ family cysteine cluster protein, whose product MPPINFKKFKAEFEQKRQSYRSYITKLENNIPRGIDNITAETDKEVWKEIDCLSCANCCKKMTPTFTSQDIKRIASHLRVSPKAFKEKWLKQEKGETDWVNVSQPCQFLDLKTNMCTIYEVRPADCAGFPHLAKKKAVDYLHIHKQNIEYCPATLKFVELLKERVKV is encoded by the coding sequence ATGCCACCCATCAATTTCAAAAAATTCAAAGCCGAATTTGAGCAAAAACGACAATCGTACAGAAGCTATATCACAAAGCTTGAAAACAATATCCCGCGAGGCATTGACAACATTACGGCTGAAACGGACAAAGAAGTCTGGAAAGAAATTGATTGTCTTTCCTGTGCCAATTGTTGCAAGAAAATGACACCCACTTTTACGTCGCAAGACATTAAGCGTATTGCTTCACATCTACGCGTGAGTCCCAAAGCATTTAAAGAAAAATGGCTCAAACAAGAGAAAGGTGAAACAGATTGGGTAAACGTTTCACAGCCTTGCCAGTTCCTTGATTTGAAGACAAATATGTGCACCATTTATGAAGTAAGACCTGCAGACTGCGCAGGTTTCCCGCACTTGGCAAAGAAAAAAGCAGTTGATTATTTACATATTCACAAACAAAATATCGAGTATTGTCCTGCAACTTTAAAGTTTGTGGAGTTGCTGAAAGAAAGAGTAAAAGTGTAA
- a CDS encoding HpaII family restriction endonuclease, whose protein sequence is MSSLFTYSFVENKAVVADLDREITFSKDEFYNQSEELGFSIKSQLGSASTLLNAGKTTNFIYKINELNLTSKQIAEINAINTKSKIKDRIEKLKELKGKLQFENTESSVFENNLVLIDSALPKIVSEILFLFFTSPHSKISDLVAEISKANPLGYNLANHHLFYSYKIKHFLTDIALGMMPSKVWTGELDGTGGHLVVKDNGEILCYHIYNRNEFEDYLYANTKLETASSTRHEFGTVYKDNEQLYFKLNLQIRFL, encoded by the coding sequence ATGAGTTCGCTTTTTACATATTCATTTGTAGAAAATAAAGCCGTCGTTGCAGATTTGGATAGGGAAATTACATTTTCTAAAGATGAATTTTACAACCAGTCAGAAGAACTCGGTTTTAGTATAAAATCTCAACTTGGCAGCGCTTCAACTTTGTTGAACGCAGGGAAAACAACCAACTTCATTTACAAAATAAATGAGTTGAATTTGACGTCAAAGCAGATTGCGGAAATCAATGCAATAAACACCAAAAGTAAAATCAAAGACCGTATTGAAAAGCTAAAAGAACTCAAAGGAAAATTACAGTTTGAAAATACCGAGAGTTCTGTCTTTGAAAACAATCTTGTTTTAATTGACAGTGCTTTACCAAAAATTGTTTCAGAAATTTTATTTTTGTTCTTCACTTCTCCTCATTCCAAAATTTCGGACTTGGTTGCCGAAATTTCAAAAGCAAATCCGCTTGGGTACAACTTGGCAAATCATCATCTGTTTTATTCGTACAAAATCAAACATTTTCTGACGGACATTGCTTTAGGAATGATGCCGTCAAAGGTTTGGACAGGCGAACTCGATGGGACAGGCGGCCATTTAGTTGTAAAAGATAACGGAGAAATTTTATGTTATCATATTTACAACCGAAACGAGTTTGAAGATTATCTATATGCAAACACAAAACTGGAAACAGCGAGTAGCACACGACACGAATTTGGAACAGTCTATAAAGATAATGAGCAACTTTATTTTAAACTAAACTTACAAATTCGTTTTTTGTAA